The Trypanosoma brucei gambiense DAL972 chromosome 10, complete sequence genome has a segment encoding these proteins:
- a CDS encoding fibrillarin, putative, translating to MRGGRGGGRGAGGGGFGRGGRGRGAFGGGGGGGRGGGRGSGRGGRGGGRGGSRGGGRGGGKAGGGVKGNIFQPHARMRGCYLLAGKDTLATKSLVPGVSIYGEKRVSGTIAGETESCEFRVWNPYRSKLAAAIYAGVAQIYMEPGSTVLYLGAASGTTVSHVSDLVGPEGVVYAVEFSHRSGRDLEEMSKRRSNIVPILEDARYPQKYRMLIPRLVDCIFMDVAQPDQARILALNAQHFLKQNGGFVISIKANCIDSTADSATVFASEVQKLKDSGLRPKEQASLEPFERDHAVVTGYYKSPPQ from the coding sequence ATGCGCGGTGGTAGAGGGGGCGGCCGCGGTGCAGGTGGTGGCGGCTTTGGCCGTGGCGGTAGAGGACGGGGAGCTttcggcggcggcggcggtggaGGACGCGGCGGGGGTCGTGGCTCCGGCCGTGGCGGTCGCGGAGGAGGCCGAGGTGGGAGCCGCGGAGGTGGACGAGGCGGAGGCAAAGCCGGCGGTGGGGTGAAGGGCAACATATTCCAACCCCATGCTCGTATGCGTGGCTGCTACCTCCTTGCGGGTAAAGACACTCTTGCCACAAAGTCACTTGTACCTGGTGTCTCCATATACGGTGAGAAGCGCGTAAGCGGTACAATTGCCGGAGAGACCGAGTCCTGCGAGTTCCGCGTATGGAATCCATACCGGTCGAAACTTGCGGCGGCGATTTACGCTGGTGTTGCTCAGATATACATGGAACCGGGCTCAACAGTGTTATACCTGGGTGCTGCCAGTGGGACAACTGTTAGTCATGTGTCTGATTTGGTGGGTCCGGAGGGTGTTGTGTACGCTGTGGAGTTCTCACACCGTAGCGGGCGTGACCTGGAGGAGATGTCGAAACGTCGGAGTAATATTGTCCCGATCCTTGAGGATGCCCGCTACCCGCAGAAATATCGGATGCTGATACCGCGTTTGGTAGACTGCATCTTTATGGATGTTGCTCAACCCGACCAGGCGCGAATATTAGCTCTGAATGCACAACACTTCTTGAAACAGAACGGTGGTTTTGTTATTTCGATAAAGGCCAATTGCATTGATTCGACAGCGGACTCTGCTACTGTTTTTGCATCGGAGGTGCAGAAGCTGAAGGACTCAGGGCTGAGACCGAAGGAACAGGCCTCGCTGGAACCGTTCGAGCGTGACCACGCTGTGGTTACAGGTTACTACAAATCCCCCCCGCAATAG
- a CDS encoding protein kinase, putative, with the protein MNRYTILGQLGDGSFGVVSKAQNTSTGEVVAVKKMKQRFSNWEECLQLREVQFLRKVHHPNIVKLREVVRENNELFLIFEYMEMNLFGIQRMRSEQMGGVQSIFNDREIRSIMCQTLLAVQAMHKNGFMHRDLKPENLLTKGDVVKVADFGLAKEIRSRPPFTEYVSTRWYRAPEIILRSTHYNSPVDIWACGVIFAELYLNRPLFPGSSGNDQLFKICSILGAPTTAEWDEGYQLLRRLNMRFPTVAPTPLRQLLAGAPPNAIDLMEQMLKFNPSDRLTATQCLRHPYFTGTGSAAEAGGTATAMYAGIATGQPHNPFHAAGAARRLSVSTTSFGGCEGASSAATLGRDRASSSTTLFFGGGPPGSDSAGSQLPPKPGLDDEAFNF; encoded by the coding sequence ATGAATCGGTATACGATATTGGGTCAGCTAGGTGACGGTTCGTTCGGTGTCGTGAGTAAGGCCCAAAACACCAGCACAGGAGAAGTTGTTGCCGTTAAAAAGATGAAGCAACGTTTCTCTAACTGGGAGGAGTGTTTACAGCTACGTGAGGTTCAGTTTCTTAGGAAGGTGCACCATCCTAACATCGTAAAGCTAAGGGAGGTTGTTCGCGAGAACAACGAACTCTTTCTTATATTTGAGTATATGGAAATGAACCTCTTTGGGATTCAACGGATGCGGTCCGAACAAATGGGAGGTGTTCAAAGCATTTTCAATGACCGGGAAATCCGAAGCATTATGTGCCAGACTCTTTTAGCGGTACAGGCCATGCACAAGAACGGTTTCATGCATCGCGATCTGAAACCTGAAAATTTGCTGACGAAGGGGGATGTTGTGAAGGTGGCCGACTTTGGATTAGCTAAGGAAATTCGTTCTCGACCACCGTTCACGGAATATGTGTCGACTCGGTGGTACAGGGCACCGGAAATAATCCTCCGTTCCACTCACTACAATTCCCCTGTAGATATATGGGCTTGCGGTGTCATATTTGCTGAGCTTTATCTGAACCGACCCCTCTTTCCGGGGTCGTCAGGTAATGACCAACTGTTCAAGATCTGTTCAATTCTTGGGGCTCCAACTACCGCAGAGTGGGATGAAGGTTACCAGCTCTTGCGTCGCCTAAATATGCGCTTTCCAACGGTGGCTCCAACACCACTACGACAGTTATTGGCTGGTGCTCCACCAAACGCCATCGATTTAATGGAACAGATGTTGAAGTTTAACCCGAGTGACCGTCTAACAGCTACGCAGTGTCTTCGGCATCCTTACTTCACTGGCACAGGAAGTGCGGCGGAGGCTGGGGGTACAGCGACGGCAATGTATGCGGGTATCGCCACCGGCCAGCCTCACAACCCATTTCATGCTGCCGGTGCTGCACGCAGGTTAAGTGTCAGTACGACAAGCTTTGGTGGATGCGAGGGAGCTTCTTCTGCAGCTACACTAGGAAGGGACCGGGCTAGTTCATCTACGACCTTGTTTTTTGGGGGAGGACCTCCCGGATCAGATTCTGCCGGATCGCAGCTGCCTCCCAAACCTGGACTTGACGATGAAGCGTTCAACTTTTAA
- a CDS encoding mitogen-activated protein kinase, putative, which yields MPAGMCSVDVAELNQITMGKKLGSGSFGSVYAGILPSGQFVAVKELELAEDSPTNTEVEVHKKLVHENVIRYLHSRIDNESTPKRLYLYLEFVTGGSVSSLMKTLPNGHLPYPVVRVYSRQMFSGLEYLHRNKVAHRDIKGDNLLISMDTGIAKLADFDQAKVMTTYGTLRQAATSTLAGTPYWMAPEVITDENGYDPFKADIWSAGCTVAEMITGRAPWTPMANVMHIMNKLAMSTGWPDAIPKDPNALGSQEAYDFLDLCFRRTVAERPDAATLLQHPFLKV from the coding sequence ATGCCCGCAGGCATGTGTTCCGTGGATGTGGCTGAGTTGAACCAAATAACGATGGGTAAGAAACTTGGTAGCGGGAGCTTTGGCTCAGTATATGCCGGCATCCTTCCCAGTGGGCagtttgttgctgttaagGAGTTGGAATTGGCGGAAGATTCCCCAACTAACACCGAGGTGGAGGTTCACAAGAAGTTGGTGCATGAAAACGTCATTCGATACCTTCACAGCCGCATCGATAACGAGAGCACGCCCAAACGTTTGTACTTGTATCTCGAGTTTGTCACTGGCGGCTCCGTTTCGTCGCTCATGAAGACTCTCCCCAATGGTCATCTGCCGTACCCAGTGGTGCGTGTGTATTCCCGCCAAATGTTTTCTGGATTGGAATATTTGCACCGGAATAAAGTTGCTCACCGTGATATAAAGGGGGACAACCTGCTTATATCAATGGACACAGGCATAGCAAAGCTCGCCGATTTCGACCAAGCGAAGGTTATGACCACATATGGAACTCTTCGGCAGGCGGCGACATCCACGCTTGCAGGCACTCCTTACTGGATGGCCCCAGAAGTTATTACGGATGAGAATGGGTACGATCCATTTAAGGCGGATATTTGGTCGGCTGGGTGCACGGTTGCCGAGATGATTACGGGTCGTGCACCGTGGACACCCATGGCTAATGTGATGCATATAATGAACAAACTCGCCATGTCCACAGGTTGGCCCGATGCTATCCCAAAGGACCCTAATGCCTTAGGATCGCAGGAGGCGTACGATTTTCTTGACTTATGTTTCCGTCGCACCGTTGCGGAGCGCCCCGATGCTGCAACGCTCTTGCAACATCCCTTCTTAAAGGTCTAG
- a CDS encoding syntaxin, putative — protein MPNYLPNRDGFMRAMLRETIKRIRRVRERAGRTDEPKEIETTGDPFRDLTLAFIRCVERVKENIKERNEGAARHGQDRIAVEQSLAIHKDIRNLETILEEMKQEVNKSGAALEKETRRKKAKPHKIALLEKAHSAKSGQYKDCLATLELVKESDHQRIAATSGVNVGQELLVGRRAQLRGELGSLWRDKKDGGGHVDPYAGANLEDDTVGGGRLEDHEDTAEAMKTIAAQDKKIQNSLEVVSKGVSRLHTLALEIGGQIDMQNKHLDNTEQVMNKQTEQLHTLNVRLKKLVKEMKPMSVFLYVCCILLIMSLVGFFLMQFDVI, from the coding sequence ATGCCTAATTACTTACCCAACAGGGATGGCTTCATGCGTGCCATGCTGCGGGAGACAATAAAGAGGATCCGCCGTGTGCGTGAGCGTGCGGGCCGTACGGATGAGCCCAAAGAGATAGAAACGACCGGCGACCCCTTTCGTGATTTGACGTTAGCGTTCATTCGCTGCGTCGAGCGAGTTAAGGAAAATATTAAGGAACGCAATGAGGGCGCTGCGCGCCACGGTCAGGACCGAATAGCCGTGGAACAATCACTTGCAATACATAAAGACATAAGAAACCTTGAAACTATACTGGAAGAAATGAAGCAAGAAGTGAATAAGTCCGGTGCTGCCCTTGAAAAGGAAAccagaaggaagaaagcgaaaCCACACAAGATTGCTTTGTTGGAGAAGGCGCATTCTGCCAAATCTGGACAATATAAGGATTGTCTTGCTACTCTGGAGCTGGTAAAGGAGTCTGACCACCAGCGAATTGCTGCAACGAGCGGGGTGAATGTGGGTCAGGAATTGCTTGTCGGTCGTAGGGCCCAACTTCGTGGCGAACTTGGCTCATTGTGGCGAGACAAAAAGGACGGTGGTGGTCATGTTGATCCGTACGCGGGGGCTAACCTTGAAGACGACACGGTGGGTGGAGGCCGCTTGGAGGATCACGAGGACACGGCGGAGGCGATGAAGACAATTGCGGCCCAGGacaagaaaatacaaaattcTCTTGAAGTAGTTTCAAAGGGAGTGTCTAGGTTGCATACCCTAGCACTGGAGATTGGGGGGCAGATTGATATGCAAAATAAGCATTTAGACAACACGGAGCAGGTAATGAATAAACAAACCGAGCAGCTGCACACTCTGAACGTACGCCTGAAGAAGCTCGTTAAGGAAATGAAGCCAATGAGTGTTTTCTTATACGTTTGTTGCATCTTACTCATTATGTCCTTAGTAGGTTTTTTTCTCATGCAGTTTGACGTCATATGA
- a CDS encoding chaperone protein DNAj, putative, with protein sequence MQQADYYAILGVPRTASKDGIREAYKLKALELHPDKNPEGEAIFKLVVNAYQILRSPTKRRKYDQEIGLREVRRDGPTARAHNVPRPNATERAANAAGPVPNSYGTRTSRANPMSEEKLFEDIFMQYTKGTYGGSAPNSKNNCEGFRRPGNSETSFSEWFKRKQEELRQAEEVCKAKLDYAKQLETEEKKRAEEWRNLQEKREREREEELERERARMAWEEENRRREREAATRQHKAEQEKQKMAEYAEFQKKQQVDLDTHLKELATKKRELEEERRRLATEKEQAQQDTTEQERSRRERQRQREQDIASELQKAELKIIEALAQQAQHEASEKAREAKRKQEEEARLRQEELQRQEEQHQEETLRQLTAEQEEARLKATRELDGKRKALLEQIVLERQRHQDDVEAMRRETDRIEAEMQAKLDALREAKRSGQPINLDEWKL encoded by the coding sequence ATGCAGCAGGCGGACTATTATGCGATCCTGGGGGTTCCAAGGACTGCGTCTAAGGACGGAATACGAGAGGCTTACAAACTGAAGGCGCTCGAGTTACATCCTGACAAGAATCCCGAAGGGGAGGCAATATTTAAGTTGGTCGTTAATGCATACCAGATATTGCGTTCGCCCACTAAGCGTCGAAAGTATGATCAAGAGATAGGCCTGAGAGAAGTTCGGCGGGATGGTCCTACGGCGCGAGCCCACAATGTACCGAGACCAAATGCCACTGAAAGGGCAGCGAACGCGGCGGGCCCTGTTCCCAATTCTTATGGTACGCGTACTTCTAGAGCAAACCCGATGTCAGAAGAGAAATTGTTTGAAGATATCTTTATGCAGTATACAAAGGGGACGTACGGGGGCAGTGCCCCGAATTCGAAAAATAACTGTGAAGGCTTTCGTAGACCCGGCAACTCGGAAACAAGCTTCTCAGAATGgttcaaaagaaaacaagaagaacTTAGACAGGCAGAAGAGGTTTGCAAAGCTAAACTAGACTATGCAAAACAGTTGGAGACCGAGGAGAAGAAGCGAGCGGAGGAATGGAGGAATCTCCAGGAGAAGAGAGAGCGCGAACGGGAAGAGGAGTTGGAGCGCGAGAGGGCAAGGATGGCGTGGGAAGAAGAGAACCGTCGCCGTGAGAGGGAGGCGGCTACAAGGCAACACAAGGCCGAACAAGAGAAACAGAAGATGGCTGAGTATGCTGAGTTTCAGAAGAAACAGCAGGTGGATCTCGATACCCATCTCAAGGAGCTTGCTACTAAAAAGAGAGAACTAGAGGAGGAGCGGCGACGCTTGGCTACTGAGAAGGAACAGGCTCAGCAAGACACAACTGAACAGGAACGCTCACGCCGTGAACGCCAGAGGCAGCGCGAACAAGATATAGCATCGGAATTGCAAAAAGCGGAGCTGAAGATAATAGAAGCCCTTGCTCAACAAGCTCAACACGAAGCATCGGAGAAAGCTCGAGAGGCGAAGCGGaaacaggaagaggaggcgcGGTTGAGGCAAGAAGAGCTCCAACGTCAGGAGGAGCAGCACCAGGAAGAGACATTGCGCCAACTGACCGCTGAGCAGGAGGAAGCACGCCTGAAGGCAACACGAGAGCTTGATGGGAAACGAAAGGCCTTGTTGGAACAAATTGTCTTGGAACGCCAGCGTCATCAAGACGACGTGGAGGCAATGAGACGTGAAACCGACCGCATTGAGGCCGAAATGCAGGCGAAGCTTGATGCATTGCGGGAGGCGAAGCGATCAGGTCAACCAATTAACTTGGATGAGTGGAAACTATAA
- a CDS encoding SH3 domain protein, conserved, putative has product MYGGYGAGMPSMYGSGMSSMYGGYGGGMPSMYGTGMSSMYGGYGGGMSSVYGGLGGGMSSMYGGGLSSMSGTYGGMGMNGILGNPVGGAIGGNGMNGALALPGDQAGGGLLPSQPDQQQPLQFAKPLATETRRERRARRRQEKEAVERHRQQKKQLAIHSTIEVVGHVLQILFQLMRSGLELFGVGFGTYYSIKALKSIVKSQEGAVPKGISGAAVAKAAELAPSGSSAPPAGGRWKSWVLRVALFILMEILYRAHLRYRNWTARQSLRRKDSDLTLSEEDDELQDELSESEDCSSEEEWSDETVEATARSSNRHDAQHCNGGRVYVAMFDYVSPEKEGFIGFKTGDRFIVDDYTENGWCQATTATDDKKLERKGLVPGNFLRLLERETKL; this is encoded by the coding sequence ATGTACGGTGGTTATGGTGCAGGGATGCCATCGATGTACGGCAGTGGAATGTCTTCAATGTACGGTGGCTATGGCGGAGGGATGCCATCGATGTACGGCACTGGAATGTCTTCAATGTACGGTGGCTATGGCGGAGGGATGAGCTCAGTTTATGGTGGCCTTGGTGGTGGGATGAGTTCAATGTATGGAGGAGGTCTTTCTTCAATGAGCGGTACCTATGGTGGCATGGGGATGAACGGCATTCTGGGCAATCCAGTTGGTGGTGCTATAGGCGGCAATGGCATGAATGGGGCCTTAGCGCTTCCCGGTGACCAGGCTGGTGGTGGGTTGTTACCTTCCCAGCCTGACCAGCAGCAGCCTCTGCAGTTTGCTAAACCCTTAGCAACCGAAACTCGCCGGGAGAGACGGGCGCGCCGGcgacaagaaaaggaggcTGTAGAAAGGCATCGCCAACAGAAGAAGCAGCTGGCTATACACTCAACCATCGAGGTCGTTGGTCATGTGCTTCAGATTCTTTTCCAATTAATGCGGTCGGGCTTAGAACTGTTTGGGGTTGGCTTTGGGACGTACTACAGTATAAAGGCTCTGAAGTCTATAGTAAAGAGTCAGGAGGGTGCAGTACCAAAAGGGATTTCTGGAGCAGCGGTTGCAAAAGCCGCGGAATTAGCCCCCAGTGGGTCTTCTGCGCCTCCAGCAGGCGGAAGATGGAAGTCGTGGGTTTTAAGGGTTGCACTATTTATACTCATGGAAATACTGTACCGGGCACATCTTCGGTACCGTAACTGGACAGCTCGGCAGTCTTTAAGACGAAAAGATTCTGACTTGACCCTGAGTGAGGAGGATGATGAATTACAGGATGAACTGTCTGAGAGTGAAGATTGTAGTAGTGAGGAGGAGTGGTCTGATGAGACAGTAGAGGCAACGGCTCGCTCGTCAAATCGACACGATGCGCAACACTGTAATGGTGGACGTGTCTACGTAGCCATGTTTGATTATGTATCCCCCGAGAAAGAGGGGTTTATTGGATTCAAGACCGGGGACCGGTTTATTGTTGATGACTACACGGAAAATGGTTGGTGCCAGGCAACTACCGCAACTGATGACAAGAAATTGGAGCGGAAGGGACTTGTGCCGGGAAATTTTTTGCGTCTTCTGGAGAGGGAGACAAAACTCTAG
- a CDS encoding 40S ribosomal protein S2, putative, with translation MADAPRGTGGEQRGFGRGRGGRGGRGGRGGRGGRGGGGDEKEWVPCTKLGRLVKDQKITSLEEIFLFSMPIKEHQIVDQLIREGDLRDEMMLVFPVQKATSAGQRTRFKAFNVVGDGNGHIGVGARVGKEVSLAIRASMIAAKLSIVPVRRGYWGNKIGEPHTIPIKVTGKCGSVAVRLIPAPRGAGIVAAPVPKKILEFAGVEDVYTSSCGKTRTRGNFIMATFYALRKTYGFLTPDLWAETEVSRDPTDEHSEFLSMGRKMVAA, from the coding sequence ATGGCTGACGCACCACGCGGTACAGGTGGCGAGCAGCGCGGCTTCGGTCGTGGCCGTGGCGGACGTGGCGGTCGCGGCGGTCGCGGTGGTCGTGGCGGtcgtggcggtggtggtgatgagaAGGAATGGGTGCCATGCACAAAACTTGGCCGCCTTGTGAAGGATCAAAAGATCACCTCGCTGGAGGaaatcttcctcttttcgaTGCCCATCAAAGAGCATCAGATCGTGGACCAACTGATCCGCGAAGGCGACCTCCGTGATGAGATGATGCTTGTTTTCCCCGTGCAGAAGGCAACGTCTGCCGGACAGCGCACACGCTTCAAGGCCTTCAATGTTGTTGGTGACGGTAACGGCCACATTGGTGTCGGCGCCCGCGTCGGCAAGGAGGTGTCCCTGGCCATCCGTGCGTCAATGATCGCTGCGAAGCTGAGTATTGTGCCTGTGCGCCGTGGCTACTGGGGTAACAAGATCGGTGAACCGCATACAATCCCTATCAAGGTAACCGGGAAGTGCGGCTCCGTTGCCGTTCGCTTGATCCCTGCCCCACGTGGTGCTGGTATCGTTGCTGCGCCTGTGCCGAAGAAGATTCTTGAGTTTGCCGGCGTTGAGGACGTATATACTAGCTCATGTGGTAAGACGCGTACGCGTGGTAATTTCATCATGGCCACATTCTATGCGCTGCGCAAGACATACGGCTTCCTTACCCCCGACCTCTGGGCGGAGACGGAGGTGTCGCGCGACCCCACCGACGAGCACTCCGAGTTCCTCTCTATGGGAAGGAAGATGGTGGCTGCTTAA
- a CDS encoding protein kinase, putative yields MESTDTEVTAQENPPTADVTHVDNKYIIHNDSVAGRGAWSVVKRCSVIDPYEPPSFQPGMKVVVKIIQKEYLLSLTKGNVERAMAEVKREIDVLRHIPSHGNVVTFLEYIETEEEFLLFFEEVQCGDLCEIILQAPEGKLSEETSKYYTYQIIKAVLHCHIHDVIHRDIKPENLLVSDDDNIKLTDFGLAKRSKGICTSAEERDALDPISLSMQYPGAERLIGKRIVCSDVIGTPRYGPPEMFYAKFTQTHYDGFKADTWSVGVVTYIMLSGSFPYSAAAHAPEKEVFRFIMDTTLPEPQGISPIAFDFIERLLNKDPHKRMSLNDALGHQWLEDVARPRQSVMVPKILETLPTPEVAQACKMFNKEAQALHQCITLLQRENQRLREAQERREESRATREKENRRTSTPRRAETPSTASRVGAGRAAGTSSSLRVTSPARTGVRPGRSSANESSNGSMSRPAGNRLTTRSPLARSAASTVRRGTPVRVAGATHSRTIGSTPMRSGTPSRTTTTGRSTSAARAGVSRLANSSLPVSHTSTRTTTPGRFGTRSTTPGRSAAVNHVSSAKDLHIGDIVTYKGFRAAVRFNGPTAFGAGIWIGLEMFEGNEGTNDGSSFIDKKQYFTCPKGKGVFVRASQVKKV; encoded by the coding sequence ATGGAATCCACTGACACAGAAGTGACTGCACAAGAAAACCCACCAACGGCGGATGTCACTCATGTAGataataaatatatcatCCATAACGATTCTGTCGCCGGGCGTGGGGCGTGGAGCGTAGTCAAGCGCTGTTCGGTTATTGATCCGTACGAGCCACCGTCATTTCAACCAGGAATGAAGGTTGTTGTGAAGATAATACAGAAGGAGTACCTTTTGTCTCTGACCAAGGGAAATGTGGAGCGCGCCATGGCAGAGGTGAAACGGGAGATCGATGTACTACGTCACATTCCGTCGCATGGTAATGTTGTCACATTTTTAGAGTACATTGAGACAGAGGAggagtttcttcttttctttgaggAGGTTCAGTGTGGTGACTTGTGTGAAATAATTCTCCAAGCACCGGAGGGGAAACTGTCTGAGGAAACGTCGAAATACTACACATATCAGATAATAAAAGCTGTGCTACATTGTCACATCCACGATGTTATTCACCGTGACATAAAACCGGAGAATCTGCTTGTTAGTGATGACGATAACATCAAGTTGACGGACTTTGGTCTTGCTAAGCGGTCCAAAGGCATATGTACGTCCGCGGAGGAGCGCGATGCATTAGATCCTATTAGTTTATCCATGCAATACCCTGGCGCTGAGCGCCTTATTGGTAAGCGCATCGTTTGCTCAGATGTCATTGGCACGCCTCGGTACGGCCCACCAGAAATGTTTTATGCAAAATTTACTCAAACGCACTACGATGGTTTCAAGGCAGACACATGGTCGGTTGGTGTCGTGACTTACATTATGCTCTCCGGGAGCTTTCCCTACTCCGCAGCTGCCCACGCCCCAGAGAAGGAGGTTTTTCGTTTCATCATGGACACGACGCTGCCCGAGCCGCAGGGCATATCGCCCATCGCCTTTGATTTCATTGAGAGGTTGCTAAACAAGGATCCCCACAAACGAATGTCTCTCAACGACGCGCTTGGGCATCAATGGTTAGAGGATGTAGCGCGCCCACGACAATCGGTTATGGTACCAAAAATCCTTGAAACATTGCCCACTCCTGAGGTGGCTCAAGCTTGCAAAATGTTCAACAAGGAGGCACAGGCGTTGCACCAGTGTATTACACTCCTGCAACGTGAAAACCAGAGACTGCGAGAGGCACAGGAGCGGCGGGAGGAGAGCCGAGCGACACGCGAGAAAGAAAACCGCCGCACGAGCACCCCGCGGCGAGCCGAGACTCCTTCCACGGCTTCGCGTGTCGGTGCAGGCCGCGCCGCCGGCACAAGCAGCTCGCTGCGGGTTACTTCTCCTGCACGCACAGGCGTGCGTCCAGGGCGTAGCAGCGCCAACGAAAGTTCCAACGGCTCCATGTCACGACCAGCAGGCAACAGGTTAACGACACGGAGCCCACTTGCGAGAAGCGCGGCAAGTACCGTTCGACGTGGAACTCCCGTTCGGGTTGCTGGGGCCACACACTCGCGTACCATCGGCTCAACACCGATGCGCAGCGGTACGCCGTCCCGAACTACCACCACGGGTCGGAGCACGTCGGCAGCGCGTGCCGGTGTGTCTCGGCTGGCGAACAGCTCTCTGCCGGTGAGCCATACTTCAACAAGGACCACCACACCCGGGCGCTTCGGCACCCGTTCCACTACACCCGGTCGTTCCGCCGCCGTTAATCACGTTAGCTCGGCGAAAGATTTGCATATAGGTGACATTGTCACGTATAAAGGATTCCGTGCGGCTGTTCGCTTCAATGGCCCTACAGCTTTTGGTGCCGGTATCTGGATAGGATTGGAAATgtttgaaggaaatgaagggaCTAACGATGGATCTTCGTTTATTGATAAAAAACAATACTTTACATGCCCGAAAGGGAAGGGTGTCTTCGTTCGGGCGTCCCAAGTCAAGAAGGTGTAG
- a CDS encoding aminopeptidase, putative gives MSRPEGEEGKIEEWEDVDEQAEEEEEDTTINNSDVVMRYKKAAVWCNETLQVLLDAIVPGAKVYDLCKLGDETIAKKLRTMFRGTEKGIAFPTCISLNNCVAHNCPSPGDDAASQVVQLGDVVHVDLGIHIDGYCAQVAHTVQVTENNELGSDEKAAKVITAAYKILNTAVRKMRPGTNVYEVTEVIEKAAAHYGVTPAEGVLSHMLKRYIVDSFRCIPQKKVAEHLVHDYTLEAGQVWTLDIVMSSGKGKLKERDLRPSVFKVALDSKYTMKMESARELQREIESKYGTFPFAFRNLETKKARLGLSEMVKHSAVVPYPVLYEKDGEVVGHFKVTLLVTAKKIEVVTGLKMQKAPELPPYTDELLLTTSKLPFSLEKKRKE, from the coding sequence ATGTCTCGGCCAGAAGGTGAGGAGGGGAAGATTGAGGAATGGGAAGACGTGGATGAACAGgccgaagaggaagaagaagatacCACTATCAACAACTCTGATGTCGTGATGCGGTACAAGAAGGCCGCTGTCTGGTGTAACGAGACGCTGCAGGTTCTTCTTGACGCCATCGTACCTGGTGCAAAGGTTTACGACTTGTGCAAACTGGGTGATGAAACGATCGCGAAGAAGTTGAGGACGATGTTTAGGGGCACAGAGAAGGGTATTGCCTTTCCCACTTGCATTTCGCTGAACAACTGCGTGGCGCACAATTGCCCATCTCCCGGTGACGATGCAGCCTCACAAGTGGTGCAACTTGGTGATGTTGTACACGTTGACTTGGGCATTCACATTGATGGATACTGTGCTCAGGTAGCGCATACGGTACAGGTGACGGAAAACAACGAGCTTGGTTCGGATGAGAAGGCAGCGAAGGTAATTACAGCTGCTTACAAGATCCTTAACACTGCTGTGCGCAAGATGCGTCCAGGCACAAATGTGTATGAGGTAACAGAGGTCATCGAAAAAGCTGCTGCTCACTACGGCGTAACACCCGCGGAGGGAGTGCTTTCGCACATGCTGAAGCGCTACATTGTGGACAGCTTCCGCTGTATTCCCCAAAAGAAGGTGGCTGAGCATCTTGTCCATGACTACACTTTGGAAGCTGGGCAGGTGTGGACATTGGACATTGTCATGAGCTCTGGAAAGGGCAAACTGAAGGAGCGGGATCTTCGTCCCTCCGTCTTCAAGGTAGCCCTGGACAGCAAGTACACCATGAAGATGGAGTCGGCACGTGAGCTTCAGCGAGAGATTGAGTCAAAATATGGAACATTTCCTTTTGCCTTCCGCAACTTAGAGACGAAGAAAGCTCGCCTCGGTCTATCGGAGATGGTAAAACATAGTGCCGTTGTTCCGTACCCTGTGCTCTACGAGAAGGACGGCGAGGTAGTTGGGCACTTCAAGGTGACGTTGCTCGTGACAGCCAAAAAGATTGAAGTTGTGACTGGCTTGAAAATGCAGAAGGCGCCAGAGCTTCCTCCATACACCGACGAATTGCTGCTGACAACGAGCAAGCTTCCGTTTTCGCTAGAGAAGAAGCGCAAGGAGTAG